The proteins below are encoded in one region of Dasypus novemcinctus isolate mDasNov1 chromosome 13, mDasNov1.1.hap2, whole genome shotgun sequence:
- the ADAMTSL4 gene encoding ADAMTS-like protein 4 isoform X1 — MEKWMSRCRLCLMLLLTLPRRCLDQEVLSGHPLQTPPEEGQDLEGIWGPWDQWASCSQPCGVGVQRRSRMCQLPTAQLHLRLSLPPRPPRHPEALLPQGQGRRAPTPRETLPLYRPEARGTGGPFRGPASVLGREETQEVQGARRSRVRDPIKPGMFGYGRVPFALPLHRNRRHPRKLPRSELSQISPGEEPFPSLTPRAEPSSPNQSPQTPLSTTELSAHTQASREEPASPGVSQTEAPSRSSPAPSLPHPGAQAPSTESSSPTSSPGERSSLAVFPQPRMPSSQGWASRRVAGRHPNPFPSVPRGRAQQNWEHWRPGGRRHGSVLEPAPHHPNGRWPLSTGPHSSSLWSLFAPSSPVPRCAGENEQLRACSQVPCPPEQPDPRALQCAAFDSQEFMGQLYQWEPFTEVQGSQRCELNCRPRGFRFYVRHTEKVQDGTLCHPGAPDICVAGRCLSPGCDGILGSGRRPDGCGVCGGDGSTCRLISGNFTDRGGPLGYQKILLIPAGATRLQIAQLRPSSNYLALRGPGGRSIINGNWAVDPPGAYPAGGTVFQYSRPPREEGTGETLSAEGPTTQPVDVYMIFQEENPGVFYQYIVSSPPDLESPTPEPRTPQLQPEMPRVEPPPASAPRPARTPGTLQRQVRIPQVPAPPQPRTPLAFPGAYWKQVGHSECSASCGKGVWRPIFRCISRESGEELEEHVCAVGARPLASSEPCHGPPCPPYWEPGEWTSCSRSCGPGTQHRQLRCRQEFGGGGSSVPLERCGHLPRPDSTQPCQLRLCGHWEVRSPWSQCSARCGRGQRSRQVRCVGSAGDDVSERECASGPPRPPSREACDMGPCITAWFHSDWSSKCSAECGTGVQRRSVVCLGSGEARGAGPAAAAGTSEQSCPPASRPPDMRACSRGPCELAWCWYTGPWGECSTECGSGTQRRDVICVSKLGTEFNVTPLSNCSHLPRPPALQPCQGQGCQDRWFSTPWSPCSHSCQGGMQTREVQCLTANQTVSARCPSHLRPSRKQACNSQPCSQPPDDQCKDSSPHCPLVVQARLCVYPYYTATCCRSCAHVLERSPPEPA, encoded by the exons ATGGAGAAGTGGATGAGCAG GTGCAGGCTGTGTCTGATGTTGCTTCTGACCCTGCCTCGGCGCTGCCTGGATCAGGAG GTGTTGTCTGGACACCCTCTTCAGACACCCCCAGAGGAGGGCCAGGACCTTGAGGGCATCTGGGGACCTTGGGACCAGTGGGCCTCTTGCTCCCAGccctgtggggtgggggtgcagcGCCGGAGCCGGATGTGTCAGCTCCCTACAGCTCAACTCCACCTGCGCCTGTCCCTCCCACCCCGGCCCCCAAGACATCCCGAAGCCCTGCTCCCTCAGGGTCAGGGTCGCAGAGCCCCCACTCCCCGGGAAACCCTCCCCCTGTACAGGCCAGAGGCTCGGGGAACGGGCGGCCCATTTCGAGGACCAGCTTCCGTGCTTGGGAGAGAGGAGACCCAGGAGGTTCAAGGGGCCAGAAG GTCCCGGGTTCGAGACCCTATCAAGCCAGGGATGTTTGGCTACGGGAGAGTGCCCTTTGCTTTGCCACTGCATCGGAACCGCAGGCACCCGCGGAAGCTGCCCAGATCTGAGCTTTCCCAGATCTCTCCAGGGGAAGAGCCTTTTCCATCCCTGACTCCAAGGGCAGAACCGTCCTCCCCCAACCAGAGCCCCCAAACTCCGCTCTCTACTACAGAACTCTCTGCCCACACCCAGGCCTCTCGGGAAGAACCTGCAAGCCCTGGGGTTTCTCAGACAGAAGCGCCCTCTAGAAgcagccctgccccctctctgccCCACCCTGGAGCCCAGGCACCCAGCACAGAGTCTTCCTCGCCCACTTCCTCTCCGGGAGAAAGGAGCTCCTTGGCCGTGTTCCCTCAGCCAAGGATGCCAAGTTCCCAGGGGTGGGCCAGTCGCCGGGTAGCCGGGAGACACCCTAATCCCTTCCCTTCTGTCCCTCGGGGCCGAGCCCAGCAGAACTGGGAGCACTGGAGACCGGGGGGCCGTCGTCACGGCTCCGTGCTGGAGCCTGCCCCTCACCACCCAAATGGCCGGTGGCCTCTGAGCACTGGCCCCCACTCCAGCTCTCTCTGGAGCCTCTTTGCTCCCAGCAGCCCTGTCCCAAGATGTGCTGGGGAGAACGAGCAGCTGAGAGCCTGCAGCCAAGTG ccctgcccccctGAGCAGCCAGACCCCCGGGCCCTGCAGTGTGCAGCCTTTGACTCCCAGGAATTCATGGGCCAGCTGTACCAATGGGAGCCCTTCACAGAAG TTCAGGGTTCCCAACGCTGTGAACTGAACTGCCGGCCCCGTGGCTTCCGCTTCTATGTCCGTCACACTGAAAAGGTCCAGGACGGGACCCTGTGTCATCCTGGAGCCCCAGACATCTGCGTGGCCGGTCGCTGCCTG AGCCCCGGCTGTGACGGGATCCTCGGCTCTGGCAGGCGTCCCGATGGCTGTGGAGTCTGTGGGGGTGATGGTTCTACCTGTCGCCTCATTTCGGGGAACTTCACTGACCGGGGGGGCCCTCTGGGGTACCAGAAGATCTTACTGATCCCTGCTGGGGCCACCCGGCTCCAGATTGCCCAGCTCCGGCCCAGCTCCAACTACCTTG CACTTCGAGGCCCTGGGGGCCGGTCTATCATCAACGGGAACTGGGCTGTGGACCCGCCTGGGGCCTACCCCGCGGGTGGGACTGTCTTCCAGTACAGCCGCCCACCCCGGGAGGAGGGCACGGGGGAGACTCTGTCAGCCGAAGGCCCCACGACCCAGCCTGTGGATGTCTAT ATGATCTTTCAGGAGGAAAACCCAGGTGTTTTTTATCAGTACATCGTTTCTTCTCCTCCAGACCTTGAGAGCCCCACCCCAGAGCCCCGTACCCCCCAACTGCAGCCTG AGATGCCGAGGGTGGAGCCCCCACCGGCTTCagcaccccgccccgcccggacCCCAGGCACCCTGCAGCGGCAGGTGCGCATTCCCCAGGTGcctgccccgccccagcccaGGACACCCCTGGCATTTCCAGGCGCCTACTGGAAACAAGTAGGACACTCGGAGTGCTCGGCTTCCTGTGGCAAAG GTGTCTGGCGCCCCATTTTCCGCTGCATCTCTCGTGAGTCGGGAGAGGAACTGGAGGAACACGTCTGTGCCGTGGGCGCCAGGCCCCTGGCCTCCTCAGAACCCTGCCACGGTCCCCCGTGCCCCCCATA CTGGGAGCCTGGCGAGTGGACGTCCTGCAGCCGCTCCTGTGGCCCTGGCACCCAGCACCGCCAGCTGCGCTGCCGCCAGGAGTTTGGGGGAGGCGGCTCCTCGGTGCCTCTGGAGCGCTGTGGACACCTCCCCCGGCCCGACAGCACCCAGCCCTGCCAGCTGCGGCTCTGTGGCCACTGGGAGGTTCGGTCCCCCTGGAGCCAG TGCTCGGCGCGGTGCGGGCGCGGCCAGCGAAGCCGCCAAGTGCGCTGCGTGGGCAGCGCCGGCGACGACGTGAGCGAGCGCGAGTGCGCCTCGGGCCCCCCGCGGCCCCCCAGCCGAGAGGCCTGCGACATGGGGCCCTGCATCACGGCCTGGTTCCACAGCGACTGGAGCTCCAAG TGCTCGGCCGAGTGCGGGACGGGAGTCCAGCGCCGCTCTGTGGTCTGCCTGGGGAGTGGGGAGGCCCGTGGAGCCGgcccggcggcggcggcagggACCAGTGAGCAGAGCTGCCCACCAGCAAGCCGCCCCCCTGACATGCGGGCCTGCAGCCGCGGGCCCTGTGAGCTGGCGTGGTGCTGGTACACTGGGCCGTGGGGCGAG TGCTCCACAGAGTGTGGCTCTGGCACACAGCGAAGAGACGTCATCTGTGTGTCCAAACTGGGGACTGAGTTCAACGTGACTCCTCTTAGCAACTGTTCCCACCTGCCCAGACCCCCTGCGCTGCAGCCCTGTCAGGGGCAGGGCTGCCAGGACCGATGGTTTTCCACCCCTTGGAGTCCT TGTTCTCACTCCTGCCAGGGGGGCATGCAGACAAGGGAGGTCCAGTGCCTGACCGCCAACCAGACCGTCAGTGCCCGGTGCCCTTCTCACCTGCGGCCCTCCAGGAAGCAAGCCTGTAACAGCCAGCCCTGCAGCCAGCCTCCTG ATGATCAATGCAAGGACAGCTCTCCACACTGCCCCCTGGTGGTACAGGCCCGGCTCTGCGTCTACCCCTACTACACAGCCACCTGTTGCCGCTCTTGTGCCCATGTCCTGGAGCGGTCCCCCCCAGAACCTGCCTGA
- the ADAMTSL4 gene encoding ADAMTS-like protein 4 isoform X2 encodes MEKWMSRCRLCLMLLLTLPRRCLDQEVLSGHPLQTPPEEGQDLEGIWGPWDQWASCSQPCGVGVQRRSRMCQLPTAQLHLRLSLPPRPPRHPEALLPQGQGRRAPTPRETLPLYRPEARGTGGPFRGPASVLGREETQEVQGARRSRVRDPIKPGMFGYGRVPFALPLHRNRRHPRKLPRSELSQISPGEEPFPSLTPRAEPSSPNQSPQTPLSTTELSAHTQASREEPASPGVSQTEAPSRSSPAPSLPHPGAQAPSTESSSPTSSPGERSSLAVFPQPRMPSSQGWASRRVAGRHPNPFPSVPRGRAQQNWEHWRPGGRRHGSVLEPAPHHPNGRWPLSTGPHSSSLWSLFAPSSPVPRCAGENEQLRACSQVPCPPEQPDPRALQCAAFDSQEFMGQLYQWEPFTEVQGSQRCELNCRPRGFRFYVRHTEKVQDGTLCHPGAPDICVAGRCLSPGCDGILGSGRRPDGCGVCGGDGSTCRLISGNFTDRGGPLGYQKILLIPAGATRLQIAQLRPSSNYLALRGPGGRSIINGNWAVDPPGAYPAGGTVFQYSRPPREEGTGETLSAEGPTTQPVDVYMIFQEENPGVFYQYIVSSPPDLESPTPEPRTPQLQPEMPRVEPPPASAPRPARTPGTLQRQVRIPQVPAPPQPRTPLAFPGAYWKQVGHSECSASCGKGVWRPIFRCISRESGEELEEHVCAVGARPLASSEPCHGPPCPPYWEPGEWTSCSRSCGPGTQHRQLRCRQEFGGGGSSVPLERCGHLPRPDSTQPCQLRLCGHWEVRSPWSQCSAECGTGVQRRSVVCLGSGEARGAGPAAAAGTSEQSCPPASRPPDMRACSRGPCELAWCWYTGPWGECSTECGSGTQRRDVICVSKLGTEFNVTPLSNCSHLPRPPALQPCQGQGCQDRWFSTPWSPCSHSCQGGMQTREVQCLTANQTVSARCPSHLRPSRKQACNSQPCSQPPDDQCKDSSPHCPLVVQARLCVYPYYTATCCRSCAHVLERSPPEPA; translated from the exons ATGGAGAAGTGGATGAGCAG GTGCAGGCTGTGTCTGATGTTGCTTCTGACCCTGCCTCGGCGCTGCCTGGATCAGGAG GTGTTGTCTGGACACCCTCTTCAGACACCCCCAGAGGAGGGCCAGGACCTTGAGGGCATCTGGGGACCTTGGGACCAGTGGGCCTCTTGCTCCCAGccctgtggggtgggggtgcagcGCCGGAGCCGGATGTGTCAGCTCCCTACAGCTCAACTCCACCTGCGCCTGTCCCTCCCACCCCGGCCCCCAAGACATCCCGAAGCCCTGCTCCCTCAGGGTCAGGGTCGCAGAGCCCCCACTCCCCGGGAAACCCTCCCCCTGTACAGGCCAGAGGCTCGGGGAACGGGCGGCCCATTTCGAGGACCAGCTTCCGTGCTTGGGAGAGAGGAGACCCAGGAGGTTCAAGGGGCCAGAAG GTCCCGGGTTCGAGACCCTATCAAGCCAGGGATGTTTGGCTACGGGAGAGTGCCCTTTGCTTTGCCACTGCATCGGAACCGCAGGCACCCGCGGAAGCTGCCCAGATCTGAGCTTTCCCAGATCTCTCCAGGGGAAGAGCCTTTTCCATCCCTGACTCCAAGGGCAGAACCGTCCTCCCCCAACCAGAGCCCCCAAACTCCGCTCTCTACTACAGAACTCTCTGCCCACACCCAGGCCTCTCGGGAAGAACCTGCAAGCCCTGGGGTTTCTCAGACAGAAGCGCCCTCTAGAAgcagccctgccccctctctgccCCACCCTGGAGCCCAGGCACCCAGCACAGAGTCTTCCTCGCCCACTTCCTCTCCGGGAGAAAGGAGCTCCTTGGCCGTGTTCCCTCAGCCAAGGATGCCAAGTTCCCAGGGGTGGGCCAGTCGCCGGGTAGCCGGGAGACACCCTAATCCCTTCCCTTCTGTCCCTCGGGGCCGAGCCCAGCAGAACTGGGAGCACTGGAGACCGGGGGGCCGTCGTCACGGCTCCGTGCTGGAGCCTGCCCCTCACCACCCAAATGGCCGGTGGCCTCTGAGCACTGGCCCCCACTCCAGCTCTCTCTGGAGCCTCTTTGCTCCCAGCAGCCCTGTCCCAAGATGTGCTGGGGAGAACGAGCAGCTGAGAGCCTGCAGCCAAGTG ccctgcccccctGAGCAGCCAGACCCCCGGGCCCTGCAGTGTGCAGCCTTTGACTCCCAGGAATTCATGGGCCAGCTGTACCAATGGGAGCCCTTCACAGAAG TTCAGGGTTCCCAACGCTGTGAACTGAACTGCCGGCCCCGTGGCTTCCGCTTCTATGTCCGTCACACTGAAAAGGTCCAGGACGGGACCCTGTGTCATCCTGGAGCCCCAGACATCTGCGTGGCCGGTCGCTGCCTG AGCCCCGGCTGTGACGGGATCCTCGGCTCTGGCAGGCGTCCCGATGGCTGTGGAGTCTGTGGGGGTGATGGTTCTACCTGTCGCCTCATTTCGGGGAACTTCACTGACCGGGGGGGCCCTCTGGGGTACCAGAAGATCTTACTGATCCCTGCTGGGGCCACCCGGCTCCAGATTGCCCAGCTCCGGCCCAGCTCCAACTACCTTG CACTTCGAGGCCCTGGGGGCCGGTCTATCATCAACGGGAACTGGGCTGTGGACCCGCCTGGGGCCTACCCCGCGGGTGGGACTGTCTTCCAGTACAGCCGCCCACCCCGGGAGGAGGGCACGGGGGAGACTCTGTCAGCCGAAGGCCCCACGACCCAGCCTGTGGATGTCTAT ATGATCTTTCAGGAGGAAAACCCAGGTGTTTTTTATCAGTACATCGTTTCTTCTCCTCCAGACCTTGAGAGCCCCACCCCAGAGCCCCGTACCCCCCAACTGCAGCCTG AGATGCCGAGGGTGGAGCCCCCACCGGCTTCagcaccccgccccgcccggacCCCAGGCACCCTGCAGCGGCAGGTGCGCATTCCCCAGGTGcctgccccgccccagcccaGGACACCCCTGGCATTTCCAGGCGCCTACTGGAAACAAGTAGGACACTCGGAGTGCTCGGCTTCCTGTGGCAAAG GTGTCTGGCGCCCCATTTTCCGCTGCATCTCTCGTGAGTCGGGAGAGGAACTGGAGGAACACGTCTGTGCCGTGGGCGCCAGGCCCCTGGCCTCCTCAGAACCCTGCCACGGTCCCCCGTGCCCCCCATA CTGGGAGCCTGGCGAGTGGACGTCCTGCAGCCGCTCCTGTGGCCCTGGCACCCAGCACCGCCAGCTGCGCTGCCGCCAGGAGTTTGGGGGAGGCGGCTCCTCGGTGCCTCTGGAGCGCTGTGGACACCTCCCCCGGCCCGACAGCACCCAGCCCTGCCAGCTGCGGCTCTGTGGCCACTGGGAGGTTCGGTCCCCCTGGAGCCAG TGCTCGGCCGAGTGCGGGACGGGAGTCCAGCGCCGCTCTGTGGTCTGCCTGGGGAGTGGGGAGGCCCGTGGAGCCGgcccggcggcggcggcagggACCAGTGAGCAGAGCTGCCCACCAGCAAGCCGCCCCCCTGACATGCGGGCCTGCAGCCGCGGGCCCTGTGAGCTGGCGTGGTGCTGGTACACTGGGCCGTGGGGCGAG TGCTCCACAGAGTGTGGCTCTGGCACACAGCGAAGAGACGTCATCTGTGTGTCCAAACTGGGGACTGAGTTCAACGTGACTCCTCTTAGCAACTGTTCCCACCTGCCCAGACCCCCTGCGCTGCAGCCCTGTCAGGGGCAGGGCTGCCAGGACCGATGGTTTTCCACCCCTTGGAGTCCT TGTTCTCACTCCTGCCAGGGGGGCATGCAGACAAGGGAGGTCCAGTGCCTGACCGCCAACCAGACCGTCAGTGCCCGGTGCCCTTCTCACCTGCGGCCCTCCAGGAAGCAAGCCTGTAACAGCCAGCCCTGCAGCCAGCCTCCTG ATGATCAATGCAAGGACAGCTCTCCACACTGCCCCCTGGTGGTACAGGCCCGGCTCTGCGTCTACCCCTACTACACAGCCACCTGTTGCCGCTCTTGTGCCCATGTCCTGGAGCGGTCCCCCCCAGAACCTGCCTGA